A genomic region of Peromyscus eremicus chromosome 19, PerEre_H2_v1, whole genome shotgun sequence contains the following coding sequences:
- the Rbm22 gene encoding pre-mRNA-splicing factor RBM22 has protein sequence MATSLGSNTYNRQNWEDADFPILCQTCLGENPYIRMTKEKYGKECKICARPFTVFRWCPGVRMRFKKTEVCQTCSKLKNVCQTCLLDLEYGLPIQVRDAGLSFKDDMPKSDVNKEYYTQNMEREISNSDGTRPVGMLGKATSTSDMLLKLARTTPYYKRNRPHICSFWVKGECKRGEECPYRHEKPTDPDDPLADQNIKDRYYGINDPVADKLLKRASTMPRLDPPEDKTITTLYVGGLGDTITETDLRNHFYQFGEIRTITVVQRQQCAFIQFATRQAAEVAAEKSFNKLIVNGRRLNVKWGRSQAARGKEKEKDGTTDSGIKLEPVPGLPGALPPPPAAEEEASANYFNLPPSGPPAVVNIALPPPPGIAPPPPPGFGPHMFHPMGPPPPFMRAPGPIHYPSQDPQRMGAHAGKHSSP, from the exons aCCAAAGAAAAGTATGGAAAAGAATGCAAA ATCTGCGCCAGACCATTCACAGTGTTTCGCTGGTGCCCTGGGGTCCGCATGCGCTTCAAGAAGACTGAAGTGTGCCAAACCTGCAGTAAATTGAAGAATGTTTGTCAGACCTGCCTGTTAGACCTAGAGTACG GCCTACCCATCCAAGTTCGAGATGCAGGATTGTCATTTAAAGATGACATGCCCAAATCAGATGTCAACAAAGAATATTACACACAAAATATGGAAAGAGaa ATTTCTAACTCTGATGGAACACGACCAGTTGGCATGCTGGGAAAAGCTACATCCACCAGTGACATGCTGCTCAAATTGGCCCGGACCACACCGTACTACAAAAGGAATCGGCCCCACATTTGTTCCTTCTGGGTGAAAGGAGAGTGTAAGAGAGGAGAGGAGTGTCCCTACAG ACATGAGAAGCCTACCGATCCAGATGACCCCCTTGCCGATCAGAATATAAAAGACCGGTACTATGGAATTAATGACCCTGTAGCCGATAAGCTTCTAAAGCGAGCTTCAACCATGCCTCGTCTAGACCCACCAGAGGATAAGACCATTACCACACTATATGTGGGTGGTCTGGGAGACACCATTACTGAAACAGATCTCAG AAACCACTTCTACCAGTTCGGGGAGATCCGCACAATCACGGTTGTGCAGAGGCAGCAGTGTGCCTTCATCCAGTTTGCCACCAGGCAGGCTGCCGAGGTGGCTGCAGAGAAGTCCTTTAACAAGCTGATCGTGAATGGCCGCAGACTCAACGTCAAGTGGGGAAG ATCCCAAGCAGccagagggaaagaaaaggagaaggacgGAACCACAGACTCTGGGATCAAGCTAGAGCCTGTACCAGGACTCCCTGGAG ctctacctcctcctcctgcagcagaagAGGAGGCATCTGCCAACTACTTCAACCTGCCTCCAAGTGGCCCTCCAGCAGTGGTGAACattgccctgcccccaccccctgggatcgccccacccccacccccag GTTTTGGACCACATATGTTCCACCCAATGGGACCGCCTCCACCTTTCATGAGGGCTCCAGGACCAATCCACTACCCTTCTCAGGACCCTCAGAGAATGGGAGCTCATGCTGGAAAACACAGCAGCCCCTAG